The DNA region GGTCAAATCTTTTTTCTTCTGGCGAATAATCTCATGTATTGCTGCAAATGGTGGCCTGCAGATATACCCACCTATAAAAAGAAAGTCGCCATCATTAACATACTTTGCAATTGCCTCCTGTGTGGTCATGATTTTATTCATACTTTCCTCCAGAAAAAAGTATTTCTCTCATTAATGTCATTCAGTGATTAACCCAAAATATTCCCTTTTATATTAAAGATGATACATCAATTTCACGATGACTTTAAAGCACATATTTCCATCACATTTAAACTGTCGCAAGATGCGACAAAAACTAACACCTCTAAAAAAAGCTAGATCTTCATAGTTTATATTCAAATTCAGTTCGGCTGATTATCTCCTCTTGAGCTATCTCCGAAAGCCCTACAAACTCAGCCGAATACCCACTTACCCGCACAAACAAATCCCTATATTTATCTGGGTTCTTCTGCGCATCCCGCAAAATTTTTGAATCAACCATGTTGAACTGAACCTGCATCCCACCTTTTTCAAAATATGTTAAAATTAGGTATGCTAAATGTTCAGTTTTAATTTTATTCCCATTGAACCGCATATTGAGATTGGCTCCATTGTATATTTTAGTCAACGGCAGCTTTGTGATGGAATTCATTATGGCTGTTGGCCCTGAAATTGCATTCCCGGTTGTAGGGGTAAGCCCATTACCCAAAACATCTCCGGCATGGCGGCCGTCAGGAGTTGCCCCTGTAAAAGCTCCAAAACTTATATGGAATCCAACCACAAACACACCGGGCCAAAATCTTCCACCCCTGTAATTCTTATGACTGTACACTGCATCACAAAAATGCTCAAGTACCTTTATCCCTATTGCATCAACATCATCATTGTCATTGCCAAACTTTGGTATTTTTCGTAAGAAATATATTCTTCTGTCCTCAGCTTCCTGCCAGTCATCAGAAACCCATTGTGCCAGTTCACCTATAGAACAGTAATGATCATCAAATACTGCTTTCTTCACTGCATATAAGCTATCAACAACATTAGCAAATCCAATCAGCTGTACTCCGGTAGAATTGTATACGGCTCCACCTGCTGTGAGGTCTTTTCCCTTCTCAATACATCCATCAATCATTATCGAGGCAAATGGTGATGGAACATTTTCTGCAATGGTTCTGTCCAGTACCTCCATGCCCCGTGTCATCTGCTGCATAAAATGCTTTACCTGTGCGTCATATGCATTCCACACATCATCAAATGTTGTGAACGTTGTAGGGTCACCTGTTTCAATCCCACTTCTATATCCAAAAATATTATCAATGCCATTTGATAATGCAAATTCCACACATTTGATACCGCTGAACTGCACCGCAAAAGTAGAACCAAAACATTTTCCCTGCGCATTTGGCTCCACACACCCAACCAGTGCATAATCGCGTGCATCCTCAAGGGAATGCCCTGCATTAACTAAGGTTTCAATCACCGTCTCATCATTAAAAAAGTGCATCAATACGCCATCACGTGCATACTCTGCTGCTGTGGTTAAAAATTCTTTTGGAGTTTTCTTTGAAATCCTCACACTAAAATTTGGCTGAACAGTTCGTATATCAGCATACGCATCAAGAACTATATACGATAGCTCATTAGTAGCATCATTACCATATATATCAATACCACCAATGGTCACGTTCTGTGTGGTTTTACCCTCAGTTCCCTCTCCACCTGGGATATATGCTTCCTCCAGCACATTCCATATTTCATTCATTTTAATAAACAATAGCGAAATCAACTCACGAGCTCTATCACGAGTAATAATCCCATTTGTATAATCTCTTTTAAAAAATGGATATAATATCTGATCAATTCTGCCAATCGAAACCGAATTCCCTCCTGATTCAATCTGCGTAATAAGATGTATAAAATACAGCGATTGAACAGCTTCATAAAAAGTTTGTGCAGGATGTTCGGGCACCTTTTCACAAATACGTGCGATTTCAATCAACTCCTCTTCACGTTTCTTGTTTTTTGTTTTTTCAGCCATTTCCCTTGCTTTCTTGGCATATCTATTAGCAAATGCTATCGCCCCCTTACATGTACGTATCATTGCATCATACAGCAGCCACTTCTGGTTAGCTTCTCCCTTCGTTTCAAGCTCATTCATCTTTTGTTCAAGCTCAGCAATAATTCCTTTTAAGCCACGCTGTAGTACTTTTGAATAATTCATGGTGAAGTGACCTATTCCGTATGTTATCTCAAGCATCATGGTGAAGATATATTTATCCATATCTTCCATCACATCCTCAGGCAATCTGCTTTCAAAAATATCCTCAACTGTCTTGCCACGCCAAAAAGGAAGTATTTGTTGCGACAACTCCTGCTTTTCTTGCTGAGTAATTAACGCTCTCTGCAATAAACGCTTATCAAAATTTTCACAATCGCCTTCAATCCAGCGTGATTTGTTTTCTGGAAAAAGTGGTGCCCCTTTTAATTTTGAAGTCCTGCATCCAACAATAAGCTCATCATCACGGATAATTACACTTATATTATTTAATATATGCTCAAGTGCCAGGCTCATTCTGGTTACTGCAGGTTTCTCCCAGTGCTGCATCATGGATTGTGTCAAATACCGTGCCCGTTCAATGCACACTTCCTGTGGTGCATTGATAATACGCCAGCGCAATCTATTGACCCTGTCAAAATCAGTATAATCGGGAACTATTTTCCGTAATGTTTCCATACATTACCTCCCTTTGGCTTTACCATGCATTACCTAAAACACAGTAAACCGAAATTTATTTAATCAAAACCACATAGAACACATATCGTTGTTATCGTGGTTTGATATCCATGTAGTTAATTAAGATAATGTCCCGTAACTTCACAGGTAAAAAATTATTAAGCCATAGGAAAAATGTGCTCTTAAAATCAATCTGGTTGTACAGTTTAGGATTCTTTGACAATATAACTTTAAGAATCTTTTTTGCAGCAAACTGAGGGTCAGGAGCTGTTTTAATCAATTCATTATCTCTATTTATAAAGCGTTTGACTCTGTCAAAATATGGTGAATCAGATGATGGCAGCCAGTGAATTTTTGCTGCAAAACGTGTGGATACCTGTGCAGGCTCAATAATTGCTACCTTAATTCCAAATGGTTCCACTTCATAGCGTATAGATTCTATTAAGCCAGTTAAGGCAAATTTTGTTGCAGTGTATATTGACTCAAAGGGGAAAGGGATTCTGCCAACCAGAGATGACATCGCAATCAATTTGCCCTTTTTCCAATTCCGCATGTAAGGAATAAATGACTTGAATACAGCTGCTGCACCAATGACATTTATCTCAAAACATTTTAAAGCTTTTTCCAGATCAATCTCTTCAAAAGGACCAAAAAAGCCAATGCCAACATTGGAAAGCACTGTATCAACTTTTTTAAATTTTTCTAATACCTTATCGCGGAACTTTGCTATACGCCTTCTATCCGTAATATCAAAATCTTCTAGGTAGAAGTTAGCGTTGTCTATGGACCCTAATTCTTTACGGAGAGATTGAAGCAACTCTTTGTCTTTATCAAAACCTGCAATAGAATGGCCTCCCCTCACAAGCATTTTGGCAACTTCTCTTCCCATGCCATCGGCAATGCCGGTTATTACTATAACATCCCCCATATCCTTTCCTCCAATTTATAGATTTTTTTATAATTTTTTTCAATATAGTTAAGTTATTCAGCATAATGCTTTTTATACCACTCCCCCATTTGCCTCATGGATTCTTTAAAATCTGGATATATGAACTTAAAACCTGTTGATTTTAACTTTAAATTATCTACCACATAATCATTATATAAATACTTTACAGCATCATATTCAAGATCAGGTATTTTCCCTTTTTTTGCTGACAAATACCCATCAATTTTAGCAGCTACTTTTATTATTGATAGTGGCATGTGCATACGCGGGGGTTTCGTCCCAAATACTAAAGCTGCTAAACGCAGCGCTTCTTCAACTGTAGGATGAGAATCATCTGCAATATTGTACGCCTGACCTACTGCTCCTTCAAATTGGGAAAGATGCACCACCGCTGCAGCTACATCCTCAGCACGAACATTAGATAAAAGCTGTCTACCATTGCCAGGTATTGCACTAATCTTAGTAGGCCGTGAAAATACTTTCCCCGCTCCATCATTGCACCGTGGGCCATATACGGTACATGGTCTTGTGATAATTGCAGGAAGTCCCTGCTTTATCTTTTCCCACACAATATTTTCTCCATCACGCTTGCTTCTACCATATGCATCCTGCGGATCACGCGGACTTTCTTCAGTAAAAGGAACTCCTTTATAATAACCATACACACTGGTTGAACCAACATGTACATAGCATTTAACTTTATTGGCAAGTGCCAGCGTTGTTATTCTATCTACTCCCTCAACGTTGGTATGATACAGCACTTCGTATGGTGTAGAAAAATTACATATTGCTCCTAAATGAAAAACTCTATCCACACCACCTTCAAAAAGTTTTGGGAGTGTTTCGGGTTTTGTTAAATCGGAAGGTACAAACTCAACGCCCAACCTATCAAAAAAAGAGGTATCTTGGCGAGGCCGTGATGTTGCACGTACTTTTACACCCTGTTTTGCCAGATATTCTACAAGATGGCTCCCCATAAACCCCGCAGCACCGGTAACAAGGGTAATTCCATTATAACGTATCATACTTTCCTCCATTACTGCAACGAATGCATTATGCTTTTTTTGCCAGCACTCCTTCTTTTTCTTTTATTATCTCCTCTTTAGCCTTTTTTAACCATTCTAGGTACATCTCATTAAATTTGACACCTAGATCTGCAATTAATCTGACATACACGCTTTGTTTTCGCCATCGTGACAGGTTTTGCGTTCTTCTTCTTAGTTGTTCCTCATATAGTTGTATCTGTTCATCGATTATCTCCACCGCACGGTCTGAATCTCCAAATCCAAAAAAAGCAAAACGTAGTAGAAAAGGGTCACGTAATAGCATCTGCTTCTCAGGCGATGAGTGGAGCCACTGTGCAAAATCTTTTTTACCTTCTTCTGTTATGCGATAGCACTTTTTATATGGTCCCCCATCATCGGAAGGCACAACTTCTGTGACTTCTATCAACCCGCTTTCCTCAAGATCCTTTAAACTGGTGTAGATCTGGCCAAAGTTGATTGTCCACATATGTCCAAAGTTTTTTTCGATATGATCCTTTATCCTGTACCCATGCATATCAGTGTAATGGAGAAGACCAAGTATCGCGTATTTTATCGACATGTAGCGTTCCTTTACA from Spirochaetota bacterium includes:
- a CDS encoding formate C-acetyltransferase/glycerol dehydratase family glycyl radical enzyme, whose amino-acid sequence is METLRKIVPDYTDFDRVNRLRWRIINAPQEVCIERARYLTQSMMQHWEKPAVTRMSLALEHILNNISVIIRDDELIVGCRTSKLKGAPLFPENKSRWIEGDCENFDKRLLQRALITQQEKQELSQQILPFWRGKTVEDIFESRLPEDVMEDMDKYIFTMMLEITYGIGHFTMNYSKVLQRGLKGIIAELEQKMNELETKGEANQKWLLYDAMIRTCKGAIAFANRYAKKAREMAEKTKNKKREEELIEIARICEKVPEHPAQTFYEAVQSLYFIHLITQIESGGNSVSIGRIDQILYPFFKRDYTNGIITRDRARELISLLFIKMNEIWNVLEEAYIPGGEGTEGKTTQNVTIGGIDIYGNDATNELSYIVLDAYADIRTVQPNFSVRISKKTPKEFLTTAAEYARDGVLMHFFNDETVIETLVNAGHSLEDARDYALVGCVEPNAQGKCFGSTFAVQFSGIKCVEFALSNGIDNIFGYRSGIETGDPTTFTTFDDVWNAYDAQVKHFMQQMTRGMEVLDRTIAENVPSPFASIMIDGCIEKGKDLTAGGAVYNSTGVQLIGFANVVDSLYAVKKAVFDDHYCSIGELAQWVSDDWQEAEDRRIYFLRKIPKFGNDNDDVDAIGIKVLEHFCDAVYSHKNYRGGRFWPGVFVVGFHISFGAFTGATPDGRHAGDVLGNGLTPTTGNAISGPTAIMNSITKLPLTKIYNGANLNMRFNGNKIKTEHLAYLILTYFEKGGMQVQFNMVDSKILRDAQKNPDKYRDLFVRVSGYSAEFVGLSEIAQEEIISRTEFEYKL
- a CDS encoding SDR family NAD(P)-dependent oxidoreductase, with amino-acid sequence MGDVIVITGIADGMGREVAKMLVRGGHSIAGFDKDKELLQSLRKELGSIDNANFYLEDFDITDRRRIAKFRDKVLEKFKKVDTVLSNVGIGFFGPFEEIDLEKALKCFEINVIGAAAVFKSFIPYMRNWKKGKLIAMSSLVGRIPFPFESIYTATKFALTGLIESIRYEVEPFGIKVAIIEPAQVSTRFAAKIHWLPSSDSPYFDRVKRFINRDNELIKTAPDPQFAAKKILKVILSKNPKLYNQIDFKSTFFLWLNNFLPVKLRDIILINYMDIKPR
- a CDS encoding NAD-dependent epimerase/dehydratase family protein; the protein is MIRYNGITLVTGAAGFMGSHLVEYLAKQGVKVRATSRPRQDTSFFDRLGVEFVPSDLTKPETLPKLFEGGVDRVFHLGAICNFSTPYEVLYHTNVEGVDRITTLALANKVKCYVHVGSTSVYGYYKGVPFTEESPRDPQDAYGRSKRDGENIVWEKIKQGLPAIITRPCTVYGPRCNDGAGKVFSRPTKISAIPGNGRQLLSNVRAEDVAAAVVHLSQFEGAVGQAYNIADDSHPTVEEALRLAALVFGTKPPRMHMPLSIIKVAAKIDGYLSAKKGKIPDLEYDAVKYLYNDYVVDNLKLKSTGFKFIYPDFKESMRQMGEWYKKHYAE
- a CDS encoding PadR family transcriptional regulator: MSIKYAILGLLHYTDMHGYRIKDHIEKNFGHMWTINFGQIYTSLKDLEESGLIEVTEVVPSDDGGPYKKCYRITEEGKKDFAQWLHSSPEKQMLLRDPFLLRFAFFGFGDSDRAVEIIDEQIQLYEEQLRRRTQNLSRWRKQSVYVRLIADLGVKFNEMYLEWLKKAKEEIIKEKEGVLAKKA